One Oryza brachyantha chromosome 3, ObraRS2, whole genome shotgun sequence DNA segment encodes these proteins:
- the LOC102705149 gene encoding patatin-like protein 1: protein MAAASYTGRRTCESCTTRAMAGCVVGEPASASAPGQRVTVLSIDGGGIRGLIPGTILAFLEARLQELDGPGARLADYFDCIAGTSTGGLITAMLAAPGDDGRPLFAARDINRFYLDNGPRIFPQKRCGITAAVAALTRPRYNGKFLQSKIRRMLGETRVCDTLTNVVIPTFDVRLLQPTIFSTYDAKSMPLKNALLSDVCISTSAAPTYLPAHCFQTSDEATGKTREFNLIDGGVAANNPTMVAMTQITKEMIAKDKEELYPVKPANCGKFLVLSIGTGSTSDQGMYTARQCSRWGIVRWLRNKGMAPIIDIFMAASSDLVDIHAAVMFQSLHSDGDYLRIQDNTLHGAVATVDTATKENMRELVGIGERMLEQRVSRVNVETGRYVEVPGAGSNGDALRGFARQLSEERKARLGRRSAASGAESNLSCKC, encoded by the exons atggcggcggcgagctacACGGGCCGGCGCACCTGCGAGTCGTGCACCACGAGGGCGATGGCCGGGTGCGTGGTGGGCgagccggcgtcggcgtcggcgccggggcAGAGGGTGACCGTGCTGTCGATCGACGGGGGCGGCATCAGGGGGCTCATCCCGGGCACCATCCTCGCGTTCCTCGAGGCCAGGCTGCAGGAGCTCGACGGCCCCGGCGCGAGGCTGGCCGACTACTTCGACTGCATCGCCGGGACCAGCACCGGCGGCCTCATCACCGCCATGCTGGCcgcgcccggcgacgacggccgcccGCTCTTCGCCGCCCGAGACATCAACCGCTTCTACCTCGACAACGGCCCCCGCATCTTCCCCCAAAA GAGGTGCGGCATcacggcggccgtggcggcgctgACGCGGCCGAGGTACAACGGCAAGTTCTTGCAAAGCAAGATCAGGCGCATGCTCGGGGAGACGAGGGTGTGCGACACGCTGACCAACGTCGTCATCCCCACCTTCGATGTCAGGCTGCTCCAGCCCACCATCTTCTCCACATACGAC gcgAAGAGCATGCCCCTCAAGAACGCACTCCTCTCCGACGTCTGCATCAGCACATCCGCCGCGCCGACCTACCTCCCCGCGCACTGCTTCCAGACCAGCGACGAGGCCACCGGCAAGACCCGCGAGTTCAACCtcatcgacggcggcgtcgccgccaaCAACCCT ACGATGGTGGCCATGACGCAGATCACGAAGGAGATGATCGCCAAGGACAAGGAGGAGCTGTACCCGGTGAAGCCGGCGAACTGCGGCAAGTTCCTGGTGCTCTCCATCGGCACCGGGTCGACGTCCGACCAGGGGATGTACACGGCGAGGCAGTGCTCGCGGTGGGGCATCGTCCGGTGGCTGCGCAACAAGGGCATGGCGCCCATCATCGACATCTTCATGGCGGCCAGCTCCGACCTCGTCGAcatccacgccgccgtcaTGTTCCAGTCGCTGCACAGCGACGGCGACTACCTCCGCATCCAGGACAACACCCTCCACGGCGCGGTGGCCACGGTGGACACCGCCACGAAGGAGAACATGCGGGAGCTCGTCGGGATCGGCGAGCGGATGCTGGAGCAGCGGGTGTCCAGGGTCAACGTCGAGACCGGCAGGTACGTCGAGGTGCCCGGCGCGGGGAGCAACGGCGACGCGCTGAGGGGCTTCGCGAGGCAGCTCTcggaggagaggaaggcgaGGCTAGGGCGGCGGAGTGCTGCCAGCGGCGCAGAATCCAACTTGTCCTGCAAGTGTTAG
- the LOC102705422 gene encoding DNA replication licensing factor MCM3 has translation MDVNEEAMAAHKRAFLDFLDQDVGKGVYMQAVRDMVQNKRHRLIVGMDDLRNHSLDLARRMIRSPGEYMQPASDAVTEVARNLDPKFLKEGQRVLVGFSGPFGFHRVTPRDLMSSFIGTMVCVEGIVTKCSLVRPKVVKSVHYCPATGGTLSREYRDITSFVGLPTGSVYPTRDENGNLLVTEYGMCEYKDHQTLSMQEVPENSAPGQLPRTVDIIVEDDLVDSCKPGDRVSIVGVYKALPGKSKGSVSGVFRTVLIANNVSLMNKEANAPVYTREDLKRMKEISKRNDTFDLLGNSLAPSIYGHLWIKKAVVLLMLGGVEKNLKNGTHLRGDINMMMVGDPSVAKSQLLRAVMNIAPLAISTTGRGSSGVGLTAAVTSDQETGERRLEAGAMVLADRGVVCIDEFDKMNDQDRVAIHEVMEQQTVTIAKAGIHASLNARCSVIAAANPIYGTYDRSLTPTKNIGLPDSLLSRFDLLFIVLDQMDAEIDRQISEHVARMHRYCTDDGGARSLDKTGYAEEDDGDVNAAIFVKYDRMLHGQDRRRGKKAKQDRLTVKFLKKYIHYAKNLIQPRLTDEASDHIATSYAELRDASANAKSGGGTLPITARTLETIIRLSTAHAKMKLRHEVLKTDVEAALQVLNFAIYHKELTEMEEREQREMEMKQQADHDAGASGGNADGHGSSGNDPMDVDVGNASNDQDVPAERIAAFEAILGQHVLANHIDQISIDEIEQTVNREAAAPYSRRQVEFILERMQDANRIMIRDGIVRII, from the exons ATGGACGTCAACGAGGAGGCCATGGCGGCGCACAAGCGCGCGTTCCTCGACTTCCTCGACCAGGAT GTCGGGAAGGGGGTTTACATGCAGGCCGTGCGCGACATGGTGCAGAACAAGCGCCACCGGCTCATCGTCGGCATGGATGACCTCCGGAACCATAGCCTCGACCTCGCCCGCAG gATGATACGGAGCCCCGGGGAGTACATGCAGCCGGCGTCAGATGCGGTGACGGAGGTGGCGAGGAACCTGGATCCCAAGTTCTTGAAGGAAGGGCAGCGCGTGCTGGTGGGATTCTCGGGTCCCTTCGGCTTCCACAGGGTCACGCCGAGGGACCTCATGTCCTCCTTCATCGGGACCATGGTCTGCGTCGAGGGCATCGTCACCAAAT gttcACTAGTAAGGCCGAAAGTTGTTAAGAGTGTTCACTACTGCCCTGCTACTGGAGGCACTCTCTCACGTGAATACAGGGACATCACATCTTTTGTTGGCCTGCCTACTGGTTCGGTTTATCCAACAAGG GATGAAAATGGCAATTTGTTGGTCACCGAGTATGGGATGTGTGAATACAAGGATCACCAAACACTGTCCATGCAAGAAGTGCCTGAAAATTCTGCCCCTGGACAGCTCCCGAGAACAGTGGACATTATTGTAGAAGATGATCTTGTTGATTCTTGCAAGCCAGGTGACCGTGTCTCAATTGTTGGTGTATATAAGGCTCTTCCAGGGAAAAGCAAGGGCAGTGTTAGTGGTGTATTCAG GACTGTCCTTATCGCAAACAATGTCTCACTTATGAACAAAGAGGCAAATGCACCTGTCTATACTCGGGAGGATCTGAAGAGGATGAAAGAAATATCAAAGAGAAACGACACATTCGACTTGCTAGGAAATTCACTTGCTCCATCTATATATGGTCACCTGTGGATAAAGAAAGCAGTTGTGCTATTAATGCTTGGTGGCGTTGAGAAGAATCTGAAAAATGGAACTCACTTGAGAGG AGATATAAACATGATGATGGTAGGAGATCCTTCAGTTGCCAAGTCCCAGCTCCTAAGAGCGGTTATGAACATTGCCCCTCTAGCAATTTCAACTACTGGAAGGGGTTCATCTGGTGTTGGTTTGACTGCTGCTGTCACATCTGATCAAGAAACTG GGGAAAGAAGGCTGGAGGCTGGTGCTATGGTTCTTGCTGATCGTGGTGTTGTCTGCATTGATGAGTttgataagatgaatgatcaagaCCGAGTGGCCATACATGAAGTTATGGAACAGCAAACTGTGACCATTGCAAAGGCTGGAATACATGCCTCGCTAAATGCGAGATGCAGCGTAATTGCTGCAGCAAATCCAATATATGGAACT TATGACCGTTCATTGACACCAACCAAAAACATCGGGCTTCCAGACTCATTGCTCTCACGTTTTGATTTGCTTTTTATTGTTCTTGATCAAATGGATGCTGAGATTGATCGTCAAATTTCAGAACATGTTGCACGGATGCATAGATATTGCACTGATGATGGAG GAGCAAGGTCTCTTGATAAAACAGGATATGCtgaagaagatgatggtgaTGTTAATGCAGCCATATTTGTTAAATATGATAGAATGCTCCATGGGCAGGACAGAAGGAGAGgcaaaaaagccaaacaggACAGACTGACTGTCAAatttttgaagaaatataTCCATTATGCCAAGAACCTTATTCAGCCAAGACTCACTGATGAG GCATCTGATCACATCGCAACTTCATATGCTGAGCTCAGGGATGCTAGTGCAAATGCAAAG tctgGTGGAGGTACACTTCCAATCACAGCAAGGACACTGGAAACCATAATTCGTCTATCTACTGCTCATGCCAAGATGAAATTGAGGCATGAG GTTCTAAAAACTGATGTTGAAGCTGCACTTCAAGTTCTGAATTTTGCAATATACCACAAAGAGTTAACTGAGATGGAAGAGCGTGAACAGAGAGAAATGGAAATGAAACAACAAGCTGACCATGATGCAGGTGCAAGTGGTGGTAATGCTGATGGGCATGGCAG TTCTGGAAACGATCCGATGGATGTGGATGTAGGAAATGCATCGAACGATCAGGATGTACCTGCCGAGAG AATCGCAGCATTTGAGGCAATTCTCGGTCAGCATGTGTTGGCAAATCATATCGATCAAATTTCAATCGACGAAATTGAGCAAACAGTTAATAGAGAGGCGGCTGCACCTTACAGTAGACGTCAAGTAGAATTCATTTTGGAG AGGATGCAAGATGCAAACAGGATAATGATACGGGATGGTATTGTTCGGATAATCTAA